From the Burkholderia sp. GAS332 genome, one window contains:
- a CDS encoding Transposase DDE domain-containing protein yields MTAPGNRNESPLLRDALPRLTEMARAIGADLQGSTVSLDGVYDCRANRKAIFNRGMTPDIPENPRGRKTPKRGRKQRFDPAIFEERFRTIERVFAWEDKFRRLLLRFERISEVHYALKTLAYTMINLRHYCRS; encoded by the coding sequence GTGACGGCCCCGGGCAACCGCAACGAATCGCCGCTGTTGCGCGACGCGCTGCCCAGACTAACCGAAATGGCCCGCGCCATTGGCGCGGACCTGCAAGGTTCAACCGTCAGTCTGGATGGCGTCTACGATTGCCGGGCCAACCGCAAGGCGATCTTCAATCGCGGCATGACCCCGGACATCCCCGAGAACCCGCGTGGGCGCAAAACACCGAAACGCGGTCGCAAGCAGCGCTTTGATCCGGCGATCTTCGAGGAGCGCTTCAGGACCATCGAACGCGTCTTTGCCTGGGAAGATAAGTTCCGCCGTCTGCTGCTGCGCTTCGAACGCATCAGTGAGGTGCACTACGCGTTAAAGACGCTCGCCTACACGATGATCAATCTGCGGCACTACTGCCGTAGCTGA
- a CDS encoding Phage integrase family protein, with protein MSERNGVGEAWATCSCAGPLSIHIEGFATFLGRQGYALSTVKTKLQLLVALSGWLQRRKMQVTDLDEELLGLFLARHRRRGTRRGDERTGWQLLLYLRGLGCIPKPPETIDETALGQVERDFAQFLYSERGLKPATVGNYQRTVRRFLMHRFGRQEPRLDELRLHDIHRFILERASHVRRSYAKLMVTALRSFLRFLHQRGAITVDLAAAVPAVANWRLSHLPMSLTSDQVERLLTCCDRSTLTGQRDFAILLFLSRLGLRAGEVVAMTLDDFDWQAGEFVVHGKGDRQERLPLPQDVGSALVHYLRTGCGFFEVIEFVCDPRRYWICDR; from the coding sequence ATGTCAGAGCGGAACGGTGTTGGCGAAGCATGGGCGACATGTTCATGTGCGGGCCCGTTGAGCATCCATATTGAGGGATTCGCAACGTTCCTTGGAAGGCAGGGCTATGCCCTGTCAACGGTAAAGACCAAGCTGCAACTTCTCGTTGCTCTCAGTGGTTGGCTTCAGCGTCGCAAGATGCAAGTCACCGACCTCGATGAGGAACTGCTTGGGCTGTTTCTCGCACGCCACCGCCGACGTGGCACCCGGCGCGGCGATGAGCGCACCGGATGGCAACTGCTCCTATATCTGCGCGGGCTCGGTTGTATACCGAAGCCACCTGAGACGATCGATGAAACCGCATTGGGACAGGTTGAGCGTGACTTCGCACAATTCCTCTATTCAGAGCGCGGGCTCAAGCCCGCTACTGTGGGGAATTACCAGCGCACGGTACGACGCTTTCTGATGCACCGGTTCGGGCGACAGGAGCCGCGCCTTGACGAACTACGTCTGCACGATATCCACCGGTTCATTCTTGAACGAGCTAGCCATGTTCGACGAAGCTATGCCAAGTTAATGGTCACGGCGTTGCGTAGCTTTTTGCGCTTTCTGCATCAGCGCGGCGCAATCACAGTGGATCTCGCCGCTGCGGTGCCAGCCGTAGCGAACTGGCGGTTGTCTCACCTACCCATGTCGCTCACGAGCGATCAGGTCGAACGCCTGCTCACCTGCTGTGACCGCAGCACCCTGACAGGCCAGCGCGACTTCGCGATCCTGCTGTTTCTGTCCCGGCTCGGTTTGCGCGCCGGCGAAGTGGTTGCGATGACCCTGGATGATTTCGACTGGCAGGCTGGCGAGTTCGTTGTACACGGCAAAGGCGACCGCCAAGAACGATTGCCGTTGCCGCAGGATGTCGGCTCGGCACTGGTTCACTATCTCCGAACTGGTTGCGGGTTTTTCGAGGTCATCGAATTTGTCTGTGATCCGCGCCGGTACTGGATCTGTGATCGGTGA
- a CDS encoding Putative transposase of IS4/5 family — MTGNPCWQAIPTKLSEAQFEEFVLPHLSRGRRGPPPTLPLRKIFNYILQILYMGCQWKMLPIERNDKGFPEIHHTRIYRMMRRWQADGSIDRIFSGTVHKLHQDQLLDPSVIHGDGTTTAAKKGGDNLGYSTQASQGLQGRRLL; from the coding sequence ATGACGGGTAACCCATGCTGGCAAGCGATTCCGACGAAATTGAGCGAAGCGCAGTTCGAGGAATTTGTCTTGCCGCACCTGAGTCGTGGCCGACGCGGACCGCCACCCACGCTGCCGTTGCGCAAGATCTTCAACTACATCTTGCAAATTCTGTACATGGGCTGCCAATGGAAGATGCTGCCGATCGAAAGGAATGACAAAGGCTTCCCCGAAATCCACCACACGCGTATCTACCGGATGATGCGGCGCTGGCAGGCCGATGGCAGCATCGACCGGATCTTTTCGGGCACGGTACATAAACTTCATCAGGACCAGCTCCTCGACCCTTCCGTCATCCACGGCGATGGCACGACGACTGCAGCGAAAAAAGGCGGCGACAACCTCGGGTATAGCACACAAGCATCTCAAGGGCTGCAAGGTCGTCGCCTTCTGTGA
- a CDS encoding DNA-binding protein H-NS (manually curated), producing the protein MASPTYRDIRRCIKQLEDEAELLRKSELAEVIAQLRGQIEEYRLTQEDLFGPEAGLLARYRDPETGKTWSGFGRPPNWIRGKNRERYRVHCISGRCQES; encoded by the coding sequence ATGGCGAGTCCGACTTATCGAGATATAAGAAGATGCATAAAACAGCTCGAAGATGAAGCCGAACTTCTGAGGAAGTCGGAGCTGGCAGAGGTCATCGCGCAATTGCGTGGCCAAATCGAGGAATACCGGTTGACGCAGGAAGACCTTTTCGGCCCGGAAGCGGGTTTGCTCGCGCGGTACCGCGATCCCGAGACGGGCAAGACATGGAGCGGGTTTGGGCGACCTCCCAACTGGATACGAGGCAAAAACCGGGAGCGTTACCGTGTCCACTGTATCAGCGGACGATGTCAGGAATCTTGA
- a CDS encoding Helix-turn-helix domain-containing protein, which produces MENFPASYARVRYSGFEPCHAFDVVFGGHFEHRIIRAGVSNMEHERLVLGQTRLETGRYDFPVVARGGMPGDTISIGFVAEGLQMARYNTLGSDDDEVQVYPEGVDVLYHAQGPSRWIIFSLTRAELEEAVRAATGRDFEVRARDAYSVRIPKGMKAQLLEATQDALELVRALSGRTVSEELANAIRDALKQRYVLALAGAEPSGDVRRLTTAGRHHQLILACEKFVATHEGDVSLPELARYTGYSERAIEVVFRDAVSMTPGRWFINVRLNGTLRELLSGEATGTVSEIAARWGFRHLPRFAQAYYRAFGELPSRTRALALARSMH; this is translated from the coding sequence ATGGAAAACTTTCCCGCAAGTTATGCCCGTGTTCGGTATTCAGGTTTCGAGCCGTGCCATGCGTTCGACGTCGTATTCGGCGGTCACTTTGAGCATCGGATTATCCGTGCGGGCGTGAGCAACATGGAACACGAACGGCTTGTGCTGGGGCAAACCCGGCTGGAAACGGGACGCTACGATTTCCCGGTTGTCGCGCGGGGTGGTATGCCCGGGGACACCATCAGCATCGGGTTCGTCGCTGAAGGTCTTCAGATGGCGCGATACAACACGCTGGGCAGTGATGACGACGAGGTGCAGGTCTATCCCGAAGGCGTCGACGTGCTGTACCACGCGCAGGGGCCATCAAGGTGGATTATCTTCTCCCTCACGCGTGCGGAACTGGAAGAAGCCGTTCGGGCCGCGACAGGGAGAGACTTCGAAGTGCGGGCCCGCGATGCGTATTCGGTACGCATCCCAAAGGGTATGAAGGCGCAGTTGCTCGAAGCGACGCAGGATGCTCTTGAATTAGTCCGCGCGCTGTCTGGAAGAACGGTTAGCGAGGAGCTCGCCAACGCCATCCGGGACGCCTTGAAGCAACGGTATGTCCTTGCTCTTGCAGGCGCGGAACCGAGCGGGGATGTACGCCGACTCACGACCGCCGGCCGACATCATCAGCTCATCCTGGCGTGCGAGAAGTTCGTTGCAACGCACGAAGGGGACGTCAGTTTGCCAGAACTGGCAAGGTACACAGGGTACAGCGAGCGCGCGATCGAAGTGGTGTTTCGAGATGCCGTCTCCATGACGCCAGGGCGGTGGTTCATCAATGTTCGACTGAACGGCACACTACGCGAACTACTTAGCGGGGAGGCGACCGGCACTGTTTCGGAGATAGCAGCGCGCTGGGGATTCAGACACCTGCCGCGTTTCGCGCAAGCCTACTATCGCGCGTTCGGGGAGTTGCCAAGTCGGACGCGAGCGCTAGCCCTGGCTCGTAGCATGCATTAG
- a CDS encoding two-component system, LuxR family, sensor kinase FixL, which produces MTISYVVAAALIVLLLVLLKFRRVREPIVVESSTAEIESVTHRYDNYAFAMSDEAVTEDWTAGTSQQNGRADFRQGAGLCPTRLSSRQNIRSRLVKLSTGNFRQACLENESRPCRVRSHAEIADGPSAAGPRLQTDQRFTGMLDLFPLAVLVTSSHGAIIFANAAAEKLFGYSRQEFAAMVAGKLLPPLRLHADAARSTYIDLAPRGGSSRGDQDLVARRKDGTEFPAEVTTHPVSPEGEPCTLTIVVDRTERYELLRNRQQLAHLTRVSTLGELAGSLAHELNQPLTAILSNAQAAQRFLERQPVDLAEVREILHDLVEDNHRASEVIRKIRALVKKDELEAAPLSIASVIRDAALLVHSDAIVRGIRVFVSVAPELPRVYGDKVQLQQVMLNLLLNAFDASESCLSLNHEVTIEATLADADTIRVGVRDGGVGLAANTVDKLFLPFFTSKQDGLGLGLSISRSIVEMHGGRIWAESNKDHGATFYFTLPIGASAGRPCSRRES; this is translated from the coding sequence ATGACCATTTCCTATGTCGTTGCTGCTGCGCTAATTGTCCTACTGTTGGTGCTTCTTAAGTTCAGACGAGTGCGAGAACCGATCGTGGTCGAGAGTTCAACCGCTGAAATTGAATCGGTAACACACAGATATGACAATTATGCGTTCGCAATGAGTGATGAAGCGGTTACGGAGGACTGGACTGCCGGCACATCGCAACAAAATGGACGTGCAGATTTTCGCCAGGGAGCGGGTTTATGCCCAACGCGATTATCCAGTCGACAGAACATACGGTCGCGTCTCGTCAAGCTGTCCACGGGAAATTTTCGTCAGGCCTGCTTGGAAAATGAATCGCGGCCGTGTCGCGTCAGGTCGCACGCGGAAATAGCGGATGGTCCATCGGCTGCGGGACCGCGGCTGCAGACCGATCAGCGATTTACCGGCATGCTCGACCTGTTTCCGCTAGCCGTTTTGGTGACTAGTTCGCATGGCGCAATCATCTTTGCCAATGCGGCAGCGGAAAAGCTGTTTGGTTATTCCCGGCAGGAGTTCGCTGCCATGGTTGCTGGCAAGCTGCTTCCGCCATTGAGACTCCATGCCGATGCCGCGCGTTCCACCTATATCGACTTGGCGCCTAGGGGCGGGAGCTCGCGCGGCGATCAGGACCTTGTCGCGAGGCGCAAGGATGGTACCGAGTTTCCGGCAGAGGTCACGACGCATCCCGTCTCGCCGGAAGGCGAGCCATGTACCTTGACAATCGTGGTTGATCGCACGGAACGATACGAGTTGCTGCGCAACCGTCAGCAGCTTGCCCATCTGACACGGGTCTCGACGCTCGGAGAGCTTGCTGGATCGCTCGCTCACGAGCTGAATCAGCCGCTTACAGCCATTCTAAGCAACGCGCAGGCGGCGCAACGCTTCCTGGAGAGGCAGCCGGTCGACCTGGCGGAAGTGCGCGAAATATTGCATGACCTTGTCGAGGACAATCACCGCGCAAGCGAAGTCATCCGGAAGATACGCGCACTCGTCAAAAAGGATGAACTGGAGGCTGCGCCTCTCAGTATTGCGAGCGTAATCCGGGATGCCGCCTTGCTCGTGCACAGCGACGCGATCGTGCGCGGCATCCGCGTGTTTGTGAGCGTGGCCCCCGAGTTGCCGCGCGTGTACGGTGACAAAGTGCAATTGCAGCAGGTGATGTTGAATCTACTGCTCAACGCATTCGACGCATCGGAGTCCTGCTTGTCGCTCAATCATGAAGTGACTATCGAGGCCACCCTCGCTGATGCCGACACCATACGCGTCGGGGTGCGCGATGGCGGCGTAGGTCTGGCTGCCAACACGGTCGACAAACTGTTTCTGCCATTCTTTACCTCCAAGCAAGATGGCCTTGGCCTTGGACTTTCGATCAGCCGCTCTATCGTCGAGATGCATGGAGGACGCATCTGGGCAGAAAGCAACAAAGATCACGGCGCCACATTTTATTTCACCTTGCCCATAGGAGCCTCCGCGGGACGTCCCTGCTCGCGGCGGGAGTCATGA